In one Dunckerocampus dactyliophorus isolate RoL2022-P2 chromosome 9, RoL_Ddac_1.1, whole genome shotgun sequence genomic region, the following are encoded:
- the LOC129188003 gene encoding uncharacterized protein LOC129188003 isoform X2: MPKPKLDACEQRWVAKLSPYTFSIKYIPGTKNIVADALSRDPFTRSVSQRLISEPYENLLAEANGTKKGGVQDVFRCKVQCLQTDNSGLVTLGVTSSDVKSMLEAHIDWEKAAETRAVQFIKALPQMVPSGHDTLSALSSEELRRSQVTDPDIQEVLLSVACGKQPSRRERSRLAPKARALCKQWHHLKIQDGVLYRLRDPLTRHTRYQFVLPAIWKTKALSGVHDLAGHQGQARTLHLARQRFFWPQIERDIKEYVKCCQRCILAKTPEPAARVPLESIHTSAPMELVCIDFWSAEDSKQRSVDVLVVTDHFTKRPMLSPV, from the coding sequence ATGCCGAAACCGAAACTCGATGCGTGCGAACAACGGTGGGTGGCCAAGTTGTCCCCATACACCTTTAGTATCAAGTATATCCCCGGAACAAAGAATATCGTGGCAGATGCTTTAAGTAGAGATCCATTTACCCGGTCAGTGAGTCAAAGGCTGATCAGTGAGCCATATGAGAACCTCTTGGCAGAGGCTAATGGGACAAAGAAAGGAGGAGTGCAGGATGTTTTTCGGTGCAAAGTTCAGTGTCTTCAGACAGATAATTCTGGTCTTGTCACCCTGGGTGTCACTTCGTCTGATGTAAAGTCCATGCTCGAGGCTCACATTGACTGGGAAAAGGCCGCAGAAACACGGGCCGTTCAGTTTATCAAGGCTCTTCCCCAGATGGTGCCCTCAGGACATGACACACTGTCAGCTCTGTCCTCAGAAGAGCTCAGGCGCAGTCAGGTGACAGATCCAGACATCCAGGAGGTCCTGCTATCTGTGGCGTGTGGAAAACAGCCATCTAGGAGGGAGAGAAGTAGGTTAGCTCCTAAGGCACGAGCACTATGTAAGCAGTGGCACCATCTGAAAATCCAAGATGGCGTCCTGTATAGACTCAGAGATCCATTGACCAGACACACAAGATACCAGTTTGTCCTACCTGCTATTTGGAAGACCAAGGCTCTCTCTGGTGTGCATGACCTTGCAGGTCATCAAGGGCAAGCCAGGACCCTACACCTCGCCAGACAACGTTTTTTCTGGCCGCAAATCGAAAGAGACATTAAAGAATATGTGAAATGCTGCCAGCGATGTATTCTCGCTAAAACCCCTGAACCAGCTGCACGGGTTCCTTTGGAGAGCATCCACACTTCCGCACCCATGGAGTTGGTGTGCATAGATTTTTGGAGCGCTGAGGACAGCAAACAGAGGTCAGTGGATGTTCTGGTAGTAACGGACCACTTTACTAAGAGGCCCATGCTTTCCCCTGTGTAA